In the Candidatus Brocadiia bacterium genome, one interval contains:
- a CDS encoding NADH-quinone oxidoreductase subunit K — protein MNDIILSVVILTDLALLGTSRLAYSISLLAFQGIIVGLLPVSFGHQLTIRTALMAIMIIIIKGGVFPKILTNALREVNIRHESEPYIGYVASSFAGIVLLGISFWLGATMPIPTAVAGTNIVIPASIFTILTGLFLIISRKNAVTLVIGYLTIENGIAAFGLAMVSGIPFLIELGILLDAFTAVFVMAIIIYHINLEFNTIDSDHLSSLKG, from the coding sequence ATGAACGATATTATACTGTCTGTAGTGATATTAACCGACCTGGCTCTTTTGGGAACAAGCCGGCTGGCCTATTCCATTTCCTTATTGGCGTTCCAGGGAATAATAGTCGGTTTGCTGCCGGTCTCCTTCGGACACCAGCTTACGATTAGAACGGCCTTAATGGCCATAATGATTATCATCATAAAAGGCGGTGTTTTTCCCAAAATACTGACTAACGCCCTGCGGGAAGTCAATATCAGGCATGAATCCGAACCATACATCGGTTATGTCGCATCCTCTTTTGCGGGCATAGTCCTGCTGGGAATCTCTTTCTGGCTCGGCGCCACCATGCCTATTCCAACGGCTGTGGCCGGCACTAATATCGTAATCCCCGCGTCTATTTTCACGATACTAACCGGCCTGTTCCTTATTATCAGCCGGAAAAATGCCGTCACCCTGGTCATCGGCTATCTGACCATCGAAAACGGCATTGCCGCTTTCGGCCTGGCCATGGTTTCAGGCATCCCGTTCCTTATCGAACTGGGAATCCTGCTTGACGCTTTTACCGCGGTCTTTGTGATGGCCATAATTATTTACCATATTAACCTGGAATTCAACACCATAGATTCCGACCACTTAAGCTCTTTAAAAGGATAA